A region from the Wansuia hejianensis genome encodes:
- a CDS encoding 3'-5' exonuclease, which translates to MNYIVFDLEWNQCPYGKNREVKTLPFEIIEIGAIKLNKDREYVDRFHKIIKPVVYPKLHFRTKEIVHLDQDALEKGALFPDALREFLSWAGPESQFCTWGTIDLVELQRNMKYYGLLSLLKGPLHYNDVQKLFAVSYEDMRSRRSLEYGIDFLKLEKDLDFHRALSDAWYTAEIFQKIDMDVVLAYDSIDVYQNPKTKKEEIHAVYNGYSKFISREFNTKEEAMADREVLATHCCLCGKSARKKLRWFSVNSKNYYCIAICPVHGYIKGKARMKRTDEGKVYVVKTIKVSSEMEAEEIRGKKDELREKRRKKRHEMT; encoded by the coding sequence ATGAATTATATTGTGTTTGATCTGGAATGGAATCAGTGCCCCTATGGCAAGAACCGGGAGGTTAAGACTCTTCCTTTTGAGATCATTGAAATCGGCGCAATAAAACTGAATAAAGACAGAGAATATGTGGACCGGTTTCATAAAATCATCAAACCTGTGGTCTATCCGAAGCTTCACTTCAGAACGAAGGAGATTGTCCATCTGGATCAGGATGCGCTGGAGAAGGGGGCTCTTTTTCCAGATGCGCTCAGAGAATTCCTGTCATGGGCGGGGCCGGAGTCACAGTTTTGCACCTGGGGAACGATTGACCTGGTGGAGCTGCAGCGGAATATGAAATATTACGGGCTGCTTTCTCTGCTGAAGGGACCGCTTCATTATAATGACGTCCAGAAGCTGTTCGCTGTCAGCTATGAGGATATGAGAAGCCGGCGTTCTCTGGAGTACGGCATTGATTTTTTGAAGCTGGAGAAGGACCTGGATTTCCACAGGGCGCTTTCAGATGCCTGGTATACGGCGGAGATCTTCCAGAAGATTGATATGGACGTCGTGCTGGCCTATGATTCCATCGATGTCTATCAGAATCCGAAGACTAAGAAGGAAGAGATACACGCGGTGTATAACGGATATTCCAAATTTATCTCCAGAGAATTTAACACCAAGGAAGAGGCCATGGCGGACAGGGAGGTTCTGGCGACCCATTGCTGCCTCTGCGGTAAGAGCGCCAGGAAGAAGCTGCGCTGGTTCTCTGTTAATTCAAAGAACTATTATTGCATCGCCATCTGCCCGGTTCACGGCTACATTAAGGGTAAGGCCCGGATGAAGCGGACAGACGAGGGGAAAGTCTACGTGGTCAAGACCATAAAGGTGAGCAGTGAGATGGAAGCGGAGGAAATCCGCGGAAAAAAAGATGAGCTGCGGGAAAAACGCCGGAAAAAACGCCATGAAATGACTTGA
- a CDS encoding DUF6612 family protein → MKRRVKACQAGALLLGVMCILPFTGCGKETPQSLAKSMAANLGKVESVEMSVKLDFSAVIDMSGISDELGEMEMSMGMDTDMETTLDPAAAYAKGTVSMSIMGQEETQETESYTVIEDGEMVTYTLANGQWMKSVSEEADSDMLNLSLYEAIADGDLEVEMDEDFASVNDKDAYVLRVNLSGDDLKDFIDTSMDSTGMLDDDEIDWDDIKAKLKVYVYKDTKMPAKVKLDCKDLGSAMMDASMGSSGGAVEVKKFDLELIFNDYDSVKKIKVPDEAKETATDEDYNGILDGLDDEANDLNDGKSGTDGQQPGDTGNTGSAEDDELKPDADGNYTINSDEGGHAAVITLMDGQEFSYASDGYLSSMSTDYSKPSVDITYNFVEYYSLDEMAEDATDCSWMGDYKEYANVTPGQVQEMTVNGMTVYWAKNTYDYDSGYGATHFEEYKGWVQTGDILFSIEVETYGSDGSQMTVSEKTLEEAFQKVKVS, encoded by the coding sequence GGAAAAGTGGAGTCCGTGGAAATGAGTGTAAAGCTGGATTTTTCAGCCGTCATAGACATGAGCGGCATTTCGGATGAGCTTGGAGAGATGGAAATGTCCATGGGCATGGATACTGATATGGAAACAACGCTGGACCCTGCGGCCGCATATGCAAAGGGGACTGTCAGCATGTCAATCATGGGCCAGGAAGAAACACAGGAAACAGAGTCTTATACCGTCATAGAAGATGGCGAGATGGTAACCTATACCCTGGCGAACGGCCAATGGATGAAATCTGTCAGTGAAGAGGCAGACAGCGATATGCTGAATCTCTCCCTCTATGAAGCCATCGCTGACGGGGATCTGGAGGTGGAAATGGATGAGGATTTTGCCAGCGTTAATGATAAAGACGCCTACGTGCTGCGCGTGAACCTGAGCGGCGACGATCTGAAAGATTTTATAGATACCTCCATGGACAGCACAGGAATGCTGGACGATGATGAAATTGACTGGGATGATATCAAAGCCAAATTAAAGGTATACGTATATAAAGATACCAAAATGCCTGCAAAAGTCAAACTGGACTGTAAAGACCTGGGAAGCGCCATGATGGATGCGTCCATGGGAAGCAGCGGAGGCGCCGTGGAAGTCAAAAAATTTGATCTGGAGCTGATATTCAATGATTACGACAGTGTAAAAAAAATAAAGGTACCGGATGAAGCAAAAGAAACTGCTACAGATGAAGATTACAACGGTATCCTCGATGGCCTGGACGATGAGGCGAATGATTTGAACGATGGCAAGAGCGGTACAGACGGTCAGCAGCCGGGAGACACCGGCAATACAGGCAGCGCTGAGGATGACGAGCTGAAACCCGATGCTGACGGAAATTATACCATTAATTCCGACGAAGGCGGACACGCCGCAGTAATCACCTTAATGGACGGCCAGGAATTCTCTTATGCGTCAGACGGCTACCTCTCATCCATGAGCACCGATTATTCCAAGCCCTCTGTGGACATCACCTACAATTTTGTAGAATATTACTCGTTGGATGAAATGGCGGAAGATGCGACAGACTGCAGCTGGATGGGCGATTACAAGGAATACGCCAACGTCACCCCCGGCCAGGTACAGGAGATGACTGTGAATGGGATGACAGTATACTGGGCGAAAAATACCTATGACTACGACAGCGGCTATGGCGCGACACATTTTGAAGAATACAAAGGCTGGGTACAGACGGGGGATATCCTCTTCTCCATAGAAGTAGAAACCTACGGCAGCGACGGTTCCCAGATGACAGTGAGTGAAAAAACACTGGAAGAAGCATTTCAGAAAGTGAAAGTAAGTTAA